In Kwoniella shivajii chromosome 11, complete sequence, the DNA window GGtgatctcttccatctcatcaGCTATTGGTGCTTCAAAAGTGGGAGTTAGGATATCTCCATTTGCAACGTTTCAAGGAATGAGACCCTCTGACCCGTTGGCGGTGTTTATCCCTTTCACCAGAGCGGTTCTTTCCTCTACCCCAGGTCTAGCTTATATATCGGGATTGATGCCTAGAGCCAACGGAGCGGATGATCAAGCGAATCTAGTTGAGAACGATGCCTTGGATCCGATAAGAGATATCGTCGTTGTGACAGGAGTGACATTTTTCGTTGCAGGTGGATTTACAACACAAAGCGCCAAAGGACATGCAGAGAAACATAATGATCTCATCGCCTTTGGAAGGTATTTTACGTGTGAGTAATTGTTTTTGTCGCTTTTGCAAAGCACGCCAAGCATCCTTTTTCGTATTATAGCAAATCCAGATCTTCCACAGAGGATCAGAAACGACTGGCCGCTGGTCAAGTACGACCGAGACACCTTCTACACCCCTGGCAAGGAAGGTTATCTCGAGTGAGTCGTCTCTAGGCGTGTCGTGAAGCGGAAACACTAATGGCCGATCATACTCAGCTGGACAGAGTACAAAGCTATCCATCAGTTTGACGCTGTTTATCCCTAAGCTTTGGAAGGGAAATAAAGGGGGCTCCTTGGTTCTCATAGAAATATCAAGACAAGAGGTAGACTAAAAAGGTGATCATGCATATTTGCGCTTGAGCTCAGTATTGCCTGCAATTCCCAGCTTAGCTATTGAGTGGCAGCGATTCTTGCCTTACAACTGTCATTGATTCCCTGTTCCTGTACAGGACAATCTTTTGGAATAGAGACCAAGTGCCACACTCAATACCCCTTGGTGCATAACCAGTCTATAACTCCGAAACGCCGTcaactttcatctttcatctttccagGTTTATTGTTCACTTCTAATTTCAACGTttatttcacctttatcatctGCTTACCAAGTCTGTTCTTCGCTCGACACACGTACAAAAGGACAAAGGTCCACATCGCTCTACTCGCCCGCGACCACAGCATCGAAAAGAGCAAGAAAATTCCTCCAATATGACTTCCATGGCAGCTGCCCTTGCAGCCTCACTTCCGGTTGCCGCGAGAACATCAACCCCTCAACCTGCTTCCTCAGCTCAACAACCCAAACAATTCCCTCAAAGATTAGAAGGTGTGGTGGACGTAGAAGCTGCCAGAGAAGTGGAAAGCGTACAGCTCAACTCTTTAGTGAGTATTCATGCTTTTCTCTCGAGAAGCTCCCTAAGCTCACAACGTAAATAGGTGTTCCTCAAAATAATGAAACACTCTACCGATATCCTCCCTCCACCCCCAGCTACTACATTGCAACAGGATCGAAatgctcctccaccaacTGAACTCTCGTCCCACACCGATTGCTTGGGTGTATTGTTAGGCTTAGACTTGGATGGCGTCATGGAAGTAGAGGACAGTTTCGCTTTACCCGGTGGAGAGACTGGTTTGGGATGTGAGTTTTTTTTCTCGTTTCAAACGTGACTCGCTGACGTCGTCATAGCCAACTCGTATTCCGACCGACTCCTTACACATCTGCGTGAAGTGCAAACACCCGATTCACCAGTCGGTATATATCTCTCAACACGCAACGGTGGTTTCGCAACTCGAGTATCGATCGATCTGTTAGCTGCAGTAGAGAAGGTTtctggaggaagaggaaaagctGTATTGGTGATCCACGATGCTAGTAAAGCCAATGGAGGAGATTTGAGCATTAAAGCTTACAGACTTGGAGAAGGTGCTAGGGAAGCTGCAAAGTTGGGTAAATGGGATGAGAAGACGTGAGTTTATTGAATTCCATCATTAATCGGAGTTATGCTGACATCTCACAGCCTCACTGAGAACGGAATAACCGCATCAACCCTTctctcacctttacccatGAACGtaacatcaccttctttgatctccGCTTTCCTCTCAACCCTCACCACTCCTTctgctcaacaacaaccatcACTTTCAAATCCCTCAGTACCGCTACCGCCATCATTCTCCGCACTTGTCAACCCTGCACCCACTTCATTGACAAATTACCTGCAAAATACACTTGATTCGTTAACACTCCATTCACACGAGGCCAACAACATCGCATTCTTGACTCGACAAATCGCTAGAGAAAAAGTGAAGCACGAACAAACGGTTAAAGATCGTGAAGAGGAGAACGCCCGTAGAAGGAAACAAGGGTTATCTGAATTCCCTTCTATTTCAGCTGAGATCAGAGGTGGAACAAAGGAGCCTAGTAGATTGGAGATGGTGTGTCTCGGTGGTACAGTCGAAGGTTTGGCTAAAGGCATGGGAGCTGAAGCTGGTAAAGGTTTGGTTAGGAGTTATCTTTAGGTTGGGTTTACTTTGTAGATAATGGTCACGATCGTGCAGATCACATGCATAAACTCTTTGAGCTGTAGTTACGCCTCGCCACATATTGTTTCTCGTATCACACCGCTCCCCAGACACCAGTCATCATACCATACCGCAGCTACCTGGCCTGGCGACACTCCGATCAAAGGGCGAGGGAAATCTATGGTTACTCTGGGAGATTGATAAGCTTTTACGCTTATGGACTACACTCACCCATCTCCCGTCTTGACTACCTTGCCAAGAACAGGTTCCATCCTGTGTCTGACTTGGATATTCACCTTCCCATCGTCCCTTGCTAGTAGATCTGCGGGGTAGGCACCGTGTATCCAATGAAATGTGTCCGTGGTTACCTGATGACATTGCAAGAGGGGATGATCACTGCCTTGGTTCAGCATGACCCGCGTTCTCAAAGACCAACTCACTGTCCTGGAACAACCAGTATATCCTGACCATTCTCGCCTACGCCTTTTTTCGCTACGAAAAGCGGTTTAAGCTGATTCGGGATTTTAGCTCGCTGGCCTATGGTATAATACCACAATCCTTTATGTGGGCCTAGCATTTCCCCTGACGGTAGGACTATGTTACCTGGAGAGATTGGCGGGGATGTGTACTGAGCTGTGAGTGCATCAGCGTTGGTTATAGTCGAGCGACACACTACGCACATATGAAATCACCGAATTTGCCTCTTTCTCCTATGAAACAAACACCCATCGACTCTTCTTTATTCGCGTTGGAGAGATTCCAATATGTAGCTAGTTGTCTCACGGTGGATTTGGTTAACCTTCCCAGGGGTAAGATCGTCTAAGCAAAGGTCAGCAGTGTTGAGGCGTTGTTGACCAACTCACACGACTTAGCTGCGCTTCATTCATTTGTGACAAGTAATATGTCTGATCTTTAGTCTGATCTCTCGCCCTCATCAGCTTTGCTTGATTCAGGGTGTGGTCCACCCGGCCGTAATGTCCCGTGGCGAGGAAATGTTTTGACTTGCTCGGTAAAACCTCCATCAAAGCACCGAACTTGATCTCTCTACAGTacgtcagctttgttcaaTCCAGGAATGAATCTTGAGCTGACCTGTTGCAATCTATATCCGGATTAGGAGTCGCGCCTTTCTCCCATACGTTGACAGCAGGTTCGAACACCCTGCTCCAGTACTCTTTGCTGAGATCtatcagcttgactttgCCAGGAGAGATGCCAATCGACCGTGATATCGTCTGCACGTCGTTCCAATCCTTCTCCCATTGACAGGTCGACTGAGCATTCCCTCTTGTCGATTTGTATGACAAGGAGAACGAGGAGGTcgctgaaggaggtggacTTTCAGATAAGAGGGGGTCCCAGTTACGCATGAACACCACATCGAGGTGTATTGGCTGATAACATCTTTTAGCGTAACACAAAGTAGGGAGATATAACGTACATGTTCGCATAATATACGAAGGGTGGTAGCTGAATCGACACCACCTGAGACTGCTACGGTGACTGAATCGCCCCGTCAGCATATGTCTGCGAGGCGTACATCTACCCACCGTGATCACCCTCTTTCAGGCCCAGGTCCTCCATCGATGGTATCAGATCTTCCACTTGTTTTTGAGAGAGAGAATGTATACATCGTTTGTGTAAGATCGACGGTTGATGTAACCTAGGTCGGGGGACGTATCGAGCGGTGATCCGCGATGGACCGGCAACACTGCTCGATAGGAGAGCCGCCCAGCTCGAACGTGCAATCACTGCAGCCATGACAGAGATCCTGCCCTATTTGGTGATGTTTCTAGTTGAGAAGAAATAGGTGTAATATTTCAAAATTCCTCGCgatgagaaaagagaaaagtggAGGGGAAATTGTGAATTTAAATTAACCATTGCGCGTCAGAATCAAAGTAaacatcacatctcattcCTCTGGCTCCCCTCATCTATCATCTCTGCATCCGCACCCACAGCTTCTCCAATATCTCCCTGCGAACATATCAGACAATGTCagcaaggaaaagaaagtcCGTGGTGGAAGAATCATCACCCGCCGTGACGTGGGTTGCTCCGTGAGTGATTGTTTGGTCCTCAGAATGACGAGATACTTATGAGCTGTGGTCAGAACCGAACACGAGTTTAGAGATCTGAGGAggtacaagtgagtatccaTGCATGGTTGTACATTTTCACTGAGCGAAATACTAACGTCTTATAGATCATTTCTTCGTAAGCAGTTTACTGGATTGAAACAACTACAACCGACTAACGACTTACTCAGTCCCACCCAACAACTCATACGGTATCAACCAGTTGTGAGTCAGTACTGTGATAACCACGCTAATGTTCAACAGCGTCTGGCTCGCCCACGAGTCGAACAAACCCCCTCGACCGACTCATAACGGCAACCAACAACCTCTATCGAAGAAGCCGAGACATTCCGTCTCAGGTCATGACGCGGTCGCAGAGGAGCCGCATCCCGTTGGACCGATAGCAGCGTTGAatgaggaggtggaggtggatcCTAATTGGCAAGCAGGGCTTTGGATCGGTAAGATCGTGGAGATCAGAGCGAAAGACACGAGCTATGTATGGACGTGAGTGACTCGAATTGAAGGGGAGATTTTACTAACTTTAGTCGTATAAAGCAAGATCAGGTGGATGTGTCAGTCAATAGGGGAACTGAAAGAGTCTGGTATAAGAACTGggctgtgagtgatatctgGTCTAATCCCTGGTGTGACATGCGGGACCGATCATCGCTGAGAGAGAAACAGACCTAGGAGCAAAGGCGACAGCAGGGAGATCTTTATGCTTGGTTCAGAACACGACGCGTTACAACCTGTAGGCGCTGTTGAAGGTATGTATTGTACTCATCCAGCTTTGGCTAATTTCACAATCGTAGCAACCGCTCCGGTGATCCTTTTCGACGAACGCAATCCGCTGCAAGCTCCGTTTGGCAATAAATCGATTTTCTTCCGATCAGAAGCTCGCACACCTACACCAGCTGAAGTGGAAAAGGTGCGTCTGCGTCGACAAGTAGACTCATATTGACTCTTCTCAACAGCTCGTTCCTAAAAAGATTGCCGGGGATGTCGAACCAAAGTCGAGGAAAAAGGGAAGAGCTTCTGAAGCTCCATCTGGCGGGCATCTTTTCGTAAGTCTAACATTTTAGTGCTTTCTCATTGACACTCCCACAGCCCATTAGGAAACCAACATGCTACTGCGGAGATCCATACCGGCCATTGTCGGAAAGAGAAGAGCCCATGGCATTGTGCAGTCATCTCGGTGAGTACAATATGTATGACCGTGAGACCCTGCTGATGAAATATCAGGCTGCCTAAGATGGTTCCACCTCGGTTGTTTGGATTGGAAGAACGATCATCGACGTACAGCCACACCTTCCTCACTCGAAGATGTTAGAAACTCCGGTGTCGAGCTCATGTCGCTTCTCCCCCAATATGGTCTAACAACTCCCGCCAAGGAGATATCGCTTGAACACGATCCTTCAGATTTGAACTTTACATGGCCTGATTCGACCACGAATCAAGAAGCTGAGATAGAAAGCTGTGGCATATTGGCAGAGGACATCAAGGATGAAGGGATTGGAGCGGTCCCTCAACTAACGGCAATGACTGTGGAACAAAACGCGTTCCTCGACAAGTACCTCCCGGACAGTATACTCCTTGCAGCTGAAAGTCCGATTGAAAGGGGATCGACTGATACTGGGATAGTGGGCAATGCTCGGTACGTTATGCGAGCCAGAGAGATTTTGCAGAAAAATAGAGAGGTTAGACGGAGATCTCAAGTCGAACCTGTTGAGGTGGAGAGGATTGAGAAAATGGTTTTGGAATGGGAGAATATTTGGAAAATCAAGCGAGAAGAGCAAGTCTACCAGCGTAGGTCCGTAGTTTGGCTGTGTCCAGGGTGTAGAAGAGCCATGTGAAGGTGTTCGGCTGGATCTTGAGAAAGTAACTTAAATTGTATCTGATTGACTTGAGCGATGAAACAATGAGTTTAGCGGCAATGCTTAAAGTTGTCAAGGACTCGCTGTCAACACTTTATCCACAGTCTCAATTTACAACCGTTGCAAGCCAATGTGATAGGTTGAAGTGACGCCGGTCAAAACCGCCACCTAAATCACGATTAAATCATCGTTacttgtcttcttcatctacccCTTTCCCCATGATCTCCCTCCGATCTCGTCAATCGTCATGTGCAGTGCGGATCTTAAAGTTCCTCCGATGCACTCATTCCCTGCCGAGACACCAGGCGACACCGATCGAGTGGTTACCCCTTCCTCGATCACTGTCACCTCGCAAGGCTCTGATGCTCCTTTCGCTACCTATACCCCCTAAAAACTGGCCATCGCATCTGGAATTGGCTTCTCCGCTGCTGGCTACTGTCTCGGCTCATCTGAAAACAAAGGGTATCGCTGTGAATGCTGTCTACGATGGGAAAGGCGTGGAAGCTGCGTTCCCCAAGGACGAGGAATATCCCGCGAGGATACTTTGGCCAGATGGTCGCTCTATAGCTTACGACAAGTTCAATATGGAAAGTATAGCTTCGGATGAGATACTGAGGGACTTGGAATACACTTCGAGAAGTGTGGAACAGAATATTGAAGGTGTCAGAGAGATCTTGGTATGTACGCATGGATCAAGAGATTGTAGGTGTTCAGACAGAGGTGGACCTTTGGTAGAAGCGCTCAGAGAGgaagtggaaagaagaggcGTAGGCGACAAGGTCAAGATTGGAGAGATCGCACATGTTGGCGGGCACAAGTGAGTCAAACGTACAACTGCCATCATCTGATGAACCCATGTAGATACGCTGCCAACGCTATCACTCTGCCCTCACTCGACATGCTGTCCAATCTCACGCTCGAACACGCCCCTGCGCTCATCTCACATGTACTCTTGCCAACCAAGTCAAAGATGTGGGCGCATTGGAGGGGGAGATATGGGCTGACAGAGGGACAGCAGGCTGAAGTATGGAACAGGTTCAACTTGTACAAAGGTAGATCGACAGCAGCGGTTGATGACGCAGAACAAGTCGAGCTGAGGTTCAAAACgtttgaaggagaagaaaaggtcgTCAAAGCTGGACTAGGTAGTAATCTGTTGGAGGTGGGTAAAGAGAATGATCTACCGTCTTTGGAGGGTGTCTGTGGTGGGAATCTAGGTGAGTTCTAATCAGAGAATACAATTCAACTACTGCGGCGAATGCTGATTGAACGTAGAATGCGCAACATGTCACTTGTATCTCCCTCCTGTGCCAACACCGTCGCCAACAGGAGAGGCCTCCGACGAGGAGTTTGATATGCTGGGATATGCCTTGGGATATAAAGACGGCGAAAGTAGATTAGGATGTCAGGTGAAAGTGACCAAAGAATTGGCAGAGTGGTGCAACGCAGGTGGTGTTATTGGATTACCTAGGTTTTAGCAAATTACTGTATAAAGAACATACCCCGCAGATATATACCCTCTTCACACGACACATGCATGACTACAACACTGAATCTATGGTCTAACACCGTATCTTGCCATGCCACGGACATCGTCTAGTAATTGCTGAAGCTGGGATTCTGTTTCATCCCCTTGCGAGTATCTCTCGAGACTGTTGAGTTATCAGCGAGAGTTGGCGGTACTTGCACTTACCTTGGAATCAACGCGATGGCCACTTCTACTCTCTCCGGTCTCAAGTACATTATCTGAGCTATCTCAAACTTGTTCAGAAATCCAGGTCGAGCCATAAGAGCGCTGTGAAGGGGATCAGGTACGGCAACAGCAAGTATTCACTCACGTTCGCATACTCTCTGAAACTTCCATACTGGCGTTTTGAAACTCGGTAACGTATCCCACACTGGCTTTGTAAACTCTAAGGGTTCATTAGCATagagatcagaagatcagaaaATAGCTCACTTGTTATCTGGGGCAGGAGGGACACCTGGAGCGGCTCTAGCTGCGACGAGTAGTGTTGACACTTCGGTGAGAGTCAACGCTTCACCGTCGGCGAATTCTGCAATGGACCGTCAGTCACTGGATTGCTTGTCTTGGAGCTCACCTCCAAATTGAAGCTTTgtagcatcttcatcaggtaTCTAATCTATTCATCAGTGACATTCACGCCCACTTGGCAAACTACCCACAGCATTCTTCCTACTCCGCGTGGTAGACGACGATGCGATAACACCAGCATTAGGTCTTGACGGTCCTTGTGATTCGTTCACCATGGTGGATACAGTGTACTTGAGCGTGGGgtcaagagatgatgaacaaggacGATAGGacgaagaatgatgaaagaaaaCAACGGTTGATCTTTCTTAAACCGGACAGAGGCAATTACGTAATCGATACTGCTGCTGTCATAAAGCTGCACTTCGGTCATACCCTTATCCTTGCTTGtcttcttgtccttgttgTTCTCATTTGTTCAGTGATCCTTTTTGGATAGTATACAATACTGTGCTCCTTCCCCTGCCACCAACAATCATCACCAAGGCATCCTGTGAGCAGTCACTGCCCTTTCCTTTGCCTGATAACTCTTCCCGCTTCCTTTGAGCTGACTTTCCTCCTCACTCGTCACCCTCAGCGTGGATATACCGTGTAGCAAGCAGCGAGTCGAGTGTATCACATCAAACCTCAACAAAGATCATCGGCCACCATCTTCACGCTTTTGATGCGAGTTCATCACGTACACCGCCTCGACCTTGGGTGGGTGTCTCGACGTCGATAGATATAGGAATTTAGCATCATGTCAGTCACATCCACACCACCAAAATCGACATCAAAACTACCCCCTGACTCCTCTCCCTCCGGCAGTTATAGACGGTCGCCTTCAGTCTCGGAGACTATCCAAAAGTACGAGTCAAGAAATACTCCACCGACCGAAAGAAGACCTTCGGTACCTACCCCTAGACGCTCTGGCATCCCCTCGCTTGTCGGATCAAACCCTTCGGGATCTCCTAGAAGTACTTCCATCGCGGGACCGTCTAGGAATGGATCAATGTCAGCGGTGAAGACTGACACTTCGAGAAGGGCTAGCGGTGCTGGACTAAGATCACCTGGAAAGGTTCAAGAGACTAGGAGAGTCTTAGCAGCTTCACCCAGTTCCATTCCTCGACCGTCCATCTCCAATACCAGCTCATCAAGTTCTGTGCCCCGTTCATCCTCTGCTTCTCGTCAGGCAGACCGTTCCCCTTCTCATACCAAAACAACATCCAAACCGTTCCCAAACTCGTCAATACCTCGATCCACATCCGACACATTCTACATTTCACCACGCTCTGTCGCCGGACCTTCTCGCTTGACCCCAAATGAAACGTCCTCTTCTCAAGCTAGTCCAGTAAAACCCCCGCTTCGACGCAAACCTCCAAAAGCAGACTTGACGAATACATTCCCTCCTGTCCGGAAGAAGGCTTCCCTCTCATCGCTGTCTTCCATGCACGCTGGAGAAGGCGAAGACAGGGGAGATCAAACCACCCCTGTGGCCGCAGCAATGACTCGAGCGGATAAGGAATCAAGCCACAAAGATGC includes these proteins:
- a CDS encoding tRNA (5-methylaminomethyl-2-thiouridylate)-methyltransferase, translating into MEDLGLKEGDHVTVAVSGGVDSATTLRILCEHPIHLDVVFMRNWDPLLSESPPPSATSSFSLSYKSTRGNAQSTCQWEKDWNDVQTISRSIGISPGKVKLIDLSKEYWSRVFEPAVNVWEKGATPNPDIDCNREIKFGALMEVLPSKSKHFLATGHYGRVDHTLNQAKLMRARDQTKDQTYYLSQMNEAQLSRTILPLGRLTKSTVRQLATYWNLSNANKEESMGVCFIGERGKFGDFISQYTSPPISPGNIVLPSGEMLGPHKGLWYYTIGQRAKIPNQLKPLFVAKKGVGENGQDILVVPGHDHPLLQCHQVTTDTFHWIHGAYPADLLARDDGKVNIQVRHRMEPVLGKVVKTGDGVTIDFPRPLIGVSPGQVAAVWYDDWCLGSGVIRETICGEA